A single genomic interval of Arthrobacter globiformis harbors:
- a CDS encoding amino acid ABC transporter ATP-binding protein produces MTLSEIADGKLAPRTGIKLDNISKRYGDHTVLDDVSLHVEPGTVTALIGPSGAGKSTFLRCINLLERPDSGTIQVAGHTIEPGKLVNNKDLAALRSTVGMVFQSFNLFPHMSAMKNISFPQQKVLGRTKDEADARSMELLERVGLKEKANQHPGRCSGGQQQRIAIARALALDPSIMLFDEPTSALDPEVGLEVLAVMRELAADGMTMIVVTHEMQFARDVSDTLVVMADCKIIEQGDPGAIMSDPQEARTRRFLRAVLER; encoded by the coding sequence ATGACCCTTTCAGAAATTGCAGACGGCAAGCTCGCGCCCCGTACGGGCATCAAGTTAGACAACATCTCCAAGCGCTACGGCGACCACACCGTCCTCGACGACGTGTCCCTGCACGTCGAGCCGGGTACAGTCACAGCACTTATCGGCCCCTCGGGTGCCGGCAAGAGCACGTTCCTGAGGTGCATCAACCTCTTGGAGCGTCCCGATTCCGGCACCATCCAGGTTGCCGGCCACACGATCGAACCGGGCAAGTTGGTCAACAACAAGGACCTTGCCGCCCTGCGCAGCACCGTGGGCATGGTGTTCCAGTCCTTCAATCTTTTCCCCCACATGTCTGCCATGAAAAACATCAGCTTCCCGCAACAGAAAGTACTGGGGCGCACCAAGGACGAGGCCGACGCGCGCTCCATGGAGCTGCTGGAACGGGTCGGCCTCAAGGAGAAGGCGAACCAACACCCGGGAAGGTGCTCCGGCGGCCAGCAACAACGCATCGCCATCGCCCGCGCCCTGGCACTTGATCCGAGCATCATGCTGTTCGATGAGCCGACCTCCGCGTTGGACCCTGAAGTGGGGCTCGAGGTCCTCGCCGTCATGCGCGAACTGGCGGCCGATGGAATGACGATGATTGTGGTCACGCATGAGATGCAGTTCGCCCGGGACGTTTCCGACACGCTCGTGGTCATGGCCGATTGCAAGATCATCGAACAGGGTGACCCGGGCGCCATCATGAGCGACCCACAGGAGGCCCGGACCCGCCGCTTCTTGCGAGCTGTGCTGGAGCGCTGA
- a CDS encoding amino acid ABC transporter permease, whose translation MTWLTEWAAYLPQMMSGLGVSLLIAGVSIVAGYPLGLVLSVMVSARNLAVRTLALAVVEIGRGAPALVILYLFYYGLPKFGIAFESITAACLALIWNSAAYSSEIMRAGIQSVGRGQLEASSALGLAQRHTFWRIIMPQGMRSAIPGLMGVAIQMFQGTSLAYAIAVPELMKSAYNIGSQDFNYLQIFALAGLCYAAISMPATWITVFFEKRLARHA comes from the coding sequence ATGACCTGGCTTACCGAATGGGCGGCATACCTGCCGCAGATGATGTCCGGCCTTGGCGTCAGCCTTCTGATCGCAGGAGTATCAATCGTCGCCGGCTACCCGCTGGGCCTGGTCCTCAGCGTCATGGTGAGCGCAAGGAACCTGGCCGTCCGCACCCTGGCGCTTGCCGTCGTCGAAATCGGCCGGGGGGCACCGGCCCTGGTGATCCTCTACCTCTTCTACTACGGCCTGCCGAAGTTCGGCATCGCCTTCGAAAGCATCACCGCCGCGTGCCTGGCGCTGATCTGGAACTCGGCCGCCTACTCGTCCGAGATCATGCGGGCCGGCATCCAGTCCGTGGGCCGCGGACAGCTCGAGGCTTCCAGCGCCTTGGGGCTCGCCCAGCGGCACACCTTCTGGCGAATCATCATGCCCCAAGGCATGCGTTCGGCAATTCCCGGGCTCATGGGTGTTGCCATTCAGATGTTCCAAGGAACGTCCCTGGCCTACGCCATCGCGGTCCCCGAGCTGATGAAGTCCGCCTACAACATCGGCAGCCAGGACTTCAATTACCTGCAGATCTTCGCCCTCGCTGGTCTTTGCTACGCCGCCATCTCAATGCCTGCCACCTGGATCACCGTCTTCTTCGAAAAACGCCTGGCCCGCCACGCCTGA
- a CDS encoding ornithine cyclodeaminase family protein, translating into MNIPYFDSTAVRTAAPWTSAIQALEQALLTVVDPEDDSPRLFSPAPNGEFLLMPATNRQYSGIKALTVAPANPARGLEKIQGVYVLFDSDTSTPLATMDGNELTAIRTPATTLLAIKHILASTPRTAAPRHPGPTRVLVFGAGVQALNHLRATHAVLPEASLAVVGRRPERVTALIGQLAAEGLDVRHGTPAEVAEADVVICATSSRTPLFDGGLVAPCAVVAAVGQHGLDAREVDANLVRHSDVVVEGRASALREAGDLIPARSAEEWEAIRPANLRDLVKGEFVRSAEKPCLYSGVGMAWEDLVIAGLVYEGGTRS; encoded by the coding sequence GTGAACATTCCCTACTTTGATTCGACGGCTGTCCGCACAGCTGCTCCTTGGACATCGGCCATCCAGGCCCTGGAGCAGGCGCTCCTGACAGTGGTTGACCCAGAGGACGACAGCCCGAGGTTATTCAGCCCCGCGCCAAACGGCGAATTCCTGCTCATGCCTGCAACGAACCGGCAGTACAGCGGGATCAAGGCGCTCACCGTGGCCCCGGCCAACCCGGCACGGGGGCTGGAAAAGATCCAGGGGGTCTATGTTCTCTTCGATTCGGACACCTCAACCCCCTTGGCCACGATGGACGGTAACGAACTCACGGCCATCCGGACACCGGCCACTACGCTGCTGGCCATCAAGCACATCCTTGCCTCGACGCCCCGCACCGCCGCTCCCCGTCACCCCGGCCCGACCCGGGTACTCGTGTTCGGCGCCGGAGTGCAGGCGCTCAACCACCTTCGCGCCACGCACGCCGTGCTCCCGGAGGCGAGCCTCGCCGTCGTCGGCCGGCGCCCGGAGCGGGTGACGGCGCTGATCGGGCAGTTGGCTGCCGAGGGTCTGGACGTCCGTCATGGCACCCCTGCCGAGGTCGCCGAGGCTGATGTGGTGATCTGCGCAACCTCCTCCCGTACGCCGCTGTTCGACGGCGGCCTGGTTGCCCCCTGTGCGGTAGTGGCAGCGGTGGGCCAGCACGGCCTGGATGCCCGGGAAGTCGACGCCAACCTTGTGCGGCACAGCGACGTCGTGGTCGAAGGACGGGCATCGGCGCTGCGCGAAGCCGGGGACCTCATACCTGCACGGTCTGCAGAGGAGTGGGAAGCGATCCGTCCCGCCAACCTCCGCGATCTGGTGAAAGGCGAATTCGTGCGCTCGGCGGAAAAGCCCTGCCTGTACTCGGGGGTGGGGATGGCATGGGAAGACCTCGTGATCGCCGGCCTGGTGTATGAAGGAGGCACTCGATCATGA
- a CDS encoding ring-cleaving dioxygenase produces the protein MTAHTSGLHHVTAIAGDPQANIDFYIKGLGLRLVKKTVNFDAPSAYHLYYGDEAGRPGSLMTFFPWGKVAPGRTGSGQSTTTAFSVPAGTLGWWQNHFNALGVNSTIARVSPDEERLSLRDPDGLRLDLVASSTTDPRNPWDSASVPAEYAVRGQHSSVLTVADPERTLRVLTEDLGLRITGETAGRTRLEAGAGGAGNIVDVVADPKGPSGLVAGGTVHHIAFRVPDTATQDLWRQDLAERGYGVTEILDRQYFTSIYFREPGGVLFEIATDTPGFDIDEPLLELGRSLKLPPWMEPSREAIEGSVARIQLPGENNPALAAS, from the coding sequence GTGACCGCACACACGTCCGGTCTGCACCACGTCACGGCGATCGCCGGGGACCCGCAGGCCAACATTGACTTCTACATCAAGGGCCTCGGGCTCCGGCTGGTAAAGAAGACCGTCAACTTCGATGCCCCTTCCGCGTACCACCTGTATTACGGTGACGAGGCGGGGCGGCCCGGTTCGCTGATGACGTTCTTCCCGTGGGGGAAGGTGGCACCGGGCCGGACCGGCTCCGGACAGTCCACCACCACCGCGTTCTCAGTCCCCGCAGGGACCCTGGGCTGGTGGCAGAACCACTTCAACGCCCTCGGCGTGAACTCCACCATCGCCCGCGTCTCCCCGGACGAGGAGCGGCTCTCTCTCCGGGACCCCGACGGCCTGCGGCTGGACCTGGTGGCCTCCTCCACCACCGACCCGCGTAATCCGTGGGACTCCGCCTCGGTTCCGGCCGAATACGCGGTCCGCGGCCAGCACTCCTCTGTGCTCACCGTCGCCGACCCGGAACGCACCCTGCGCGTACTGACCGAGGACCTGGGCCTGCGCATCACCGGCGAGACCGCCGGCCGGACCCGCCTCGAGGCCGGAGCTGGCGGCGCCGGTAACATCGTCGACGTCGTCGCCGACCCGAAGGGGCCGTCCGGACTAGTCGCCGGCGGCACGGTGCACCACATCGCCTTCCGGGTACCGGACACCGCCACCCAGGATCTCTGGCGCCAGGACCTGGCCGAACGCGGCTACGGCGTGACCGAGATCCTGGACCGGCAGTACTTCACCTCCATCTACTTCCGCGAGCCCGGCGGAGTCCTGTTCGAAATCGCCACGGACACCCCCGGCTTCGACATCGACGAACCACTGCTGGAACTCGGCCGCTCCCTGAAGCTTCCGCCATGGATGGAACCCTCTCGCGAAGCGATCGAGGGCTCAGTGGCCCGCATCCAGCTCCCGGGCGAGAACAACCCCGCCCTGGCCGCAAGCTAG
- a CDS encoding YceI family protein, with product MSVELTPGTWNLDLAHTEIGFVVRHAGISKVRGQFTEADATLVIGDGVDSSSVNATINTASFDSNDDNRDAHVKSPDFFDVEQFPRMTFRSAGARGSAEQFKLAGELTIKDTTLPVEFDVEFGGAAVDPFGATRAGFSATTVISRKQFGITWNAALEAGGVLVGDKVTIAVDAAFVLSDN from the coding sequence ATGTCTGTTGAACTCACCCCCGGTACTTGGAACCTTGACCTGGCCCACACCGAAATCGGCTTCGTCGTCCGCCACGCCGGCATCAGCAAGGTCCGCGGCCAGTTCACCGAGGCCGACGCCACCCTGGTGATCGGTGATGGCGTGGACTCGTCCTCGGTCAACGCCACCATCAACACCGCGTCCTTCGACTCCAACGACGACAACCGGGATGCACACGTGAAGAGCCCGGACTTCTTCGACGTCGAGCAGTTCCCCCGGATGACCTTCCGGTCCGCCGGAGCCAGGGGTTCGGCGGAGCAGTTCAAGCTCGCCGGGGAACTCACCATCAAGGACACCACCCTCCCGGTGGAGTTCGACGTCGAATTCGGCGGCGCTGCCGTGGACCCGTTCGGCGCCACCCGTGCAGGCTTCTCGGCCACGACAGTCATCTCCCGCAAGCAGTTCGGCATCACCTGGAACGCCGCCCTGGAAGCCGGCGGCGTCCTCGTCGGCGACAAGGTCACCATCGCCGTAGACGCCGCCTTCGTGCTCTCCGACAACTAA
- a CDS encoding NAD(P)/FAD-dependent oxidoreductase, with the protein MNAASDVLVIGAGVIGAATAYFATQQGLTVTVLDKGFPASGTSSACEGNILVSDKELGPELELTRYSLDVWHGDLAEHKRLWEFESKGGIIVASRESSLASLNRVMASQSNYGVLVDRLDPAELRKAEPHITPDALGGAFYPEDCQVQPMLVAAHLVRLATDAGAHFLADTPVSGFLRSGDRVTGVRTPRGDFSAGAVVNCTGTWAGQLAALARVSVPVLPRRGFVMVTEPLPPMVHHKVYAAEYIDNVGSSDAGLQASPVVEGTPSGTILIGSTRERVGFDRTVSTEALRLLAGNSVALFPFLEHVKAIRHYHGFRPYCPGSPPGDRT; encoded by the coding sequence ATGAACGCAGCGAGCGATGTGCTTGTCATCGGCGCAGGCGTAATCGGGGCCGCCACTGCCTATTTCGCAACCCAACAGGGCCTCACCGTGACCGTCCTGGACAAGGGGTTTCCCGCCAGCGGCACGTCATCGGCCTGCGAAGGAAACATCCTCGTCTCGGATAAAGAACTCGGCCCCGAGCTTGAGCTGACCCGCTACTCCCTAGACGTGTGGCATGGCGACCTGGCCGAACACAAGCGGCTCTGGGAATTCGAGTCCAAGGGCGGCATCATCGTGGCCTCCCGCGAAAGCAGCCTGGCCTCGCTCAACCGGGTGATGGCTTCCCAGTCCAACTACGGCGTTCTTGTGGACAGGCTGGACCCGGCTGAGCTGCGGAAAGCCGAACCGCACATCACGCCGGACGCCCTGGGCGGAGCGTTCTACCCCGAGGACTGCCAGGTGCAGCCCATGCTGGTCGCCGCGCATCTGGTCCGGCTGGCGACCGACGCCGGCGCACATTTCCTTGCGGATACGCCCGTCAGCGGCTTCCTCAGGAGCGGAGACCGCGTCACAGGCGTCCGGACACCGCGCGGCGACTTCTCCGCCGGCGCCGTGGTCAACTGCACCGGGACGTGGGCAGGCCAACTCGCCGCCCTGGCCAGGGTGAGCGTACCGGTCCTCCCCCGACGCGGCTTCGTAATGGTCACCGAGCCGCTGCCGCCCATGGTTCACCACAAGGTCTATGCGGCCGAATACATCGACAATGTGGGCAGTTCGGACGCCGGACTCCAGGCCTCCCCGGTGGTCGAAGGAACCCCCAGCGGCACCATCCTCATCGGTTCTACCCGCGAACGCGTCGGCTTCGACCGCACCGTAAGTACCGAAGCGCTCCGGCTTCTGGCGGGTAACTCCGTGGCGCTCTTTCCCTTCCTGGAACACGTCAAGGCCATCCGCCACTACCACGGCTTCCGGCCCTACTGCCCCGGATCACCTCCCGGTGATAGGACATGA
- a CDS encoding GntR family transcriptional regulator gives MNPVQGVLTVPTNSQLPIAPLGRQHSLRESVTESLRTAIIAGTLEEGTLYSAPALAAAFGVSATPVREAMMDLTREGLVETVKNKGFRITTMSDRELDELTEIRLLLEPPVVGDVAGSVPPSGVKVLRSMADDIVDAARQGDLTAYLSADRVFHAELLRYAGNGQLVELATSLRSRTRLYGLKILSESNRLADSAQEHHGLLDLIEAGDGAAATELMRQHISHARGLWATGETETAQEKQT, from the coding sequence ATGAATCCCGTACAAGGAGTGCTCACCGTGCCAACCAATAGCCAGCTCCCGATCGCCCCGCTCGGCCGCCAGCACAGCCTGCGCGAGTCAGTGACGGAGTCCTTGCGAACAGCGATCATCGCCGGCACGTTGGAGGAGGGCACCCTCTATTCCGCACCGGCCCTTGCCGCTGCCTTTGGCGTCTCAGCCACACCGGTGCGCGAGGCAATGATGGACCTGACGCGTGAAGGCCTGGTGGAGACCGTCAAGAACAAAGGTTTCCGCATCACCACCATGAGCGACCGGGAACTGGACGAGCTCACTGAGATCCGTCTGCTTCTGGAGCCTCCCGTTGTTGGTGACGTTGCCGGCAGTGTTCCACCATCCGGAGTCAAGGTCCTGCGGTCCATGGCCGACGACATTGTGGATGCTGCGCGGCAGGGCGACCTCACTGCCTACCTTTCCGCGGACCGCGTCTTCCACGCGGAGCTTCTGCGGTATGCCGGCAACGGCCAGCTTGTTGAATTGGCCACCAGCCTTCGGTCCCGAACCCGCCTGTACGGCCTCAAAATCCTGAGCGAGAGCAACCGCCTGGCTGATTCCGCGCAGGAACACCACGGCCTGCTGGACCTCATCGAGGCCGGAGACGGAGCCGCCGCGACTGAACTGATGCGCCAACACATCAGCCACGCCCGTGGCCTTTGGGCCACCGGGGAGACCGAGACAGCCCAGGAGAAGCAGACATGA
- a CDS encoding amino acid ABC transporter permease, which yields MDALSAVLQGLPMTIVLTLSAFAIGVVGAVPLAVGLSSSNMLIRLASRLFVDLVRGVPIIVWLFLLKFGIQIGTFKFNPVAAAIVGLGVVSTAYLAEIYRGGLQAVPRGQGEAAHALGLTRGTTFYGVMVPQAFRIVSPSIATYLTGLLKDSSIASTIIVAEMVFQSQSFARQHPTVEGILPYILVGILYIVLSLPVAYLSRRLDSRMRKAVYA from the coding sequence ATGGACGCCCTTTCAGCAGTACTCCAAGGCTTGCCCATGACCATCGTGCTGACCCTGTCGGCATTCGCCATCGGCGTAGTAGGCGCCGTCCCACTGGCCGTAGGCCTGTCGTCGTCGAACATGCTTATCCGGCTGGCGTCACGGCTCTTCGTCGACCTGGTCCGGGGTGTGCCGATCATCGTTTGGCTGTTCCTGCTCAAGTTCGGCATCCAGATCGGAACCTTTAAGTTCAACCCCGTTGCCGCAGCGATAGTCGGACTGGGTGTGGTTTCCACGGCCTATCTCGCCGAAATCTATCGGGGCGGACTCCAGGCAGTTCCGCGTGGACAGGGCGAAGCTGCCCACGCACTGGGCCTGACCCGCGGAACCACATTCTACGGCGTGATGGTTCCCCAGGCCTTCCGGATAGTATCGCCGTCCATCGCCACCTACCTGACCGGCCTGCTCAAAGACTCCTCGATCGCCTCCACGATCATCGTTGCCGAGATGGTCTTCCAGTCCCAGTCCTTCGCCCGGCAGCACCCCACCGTCGAGGGGATCCTGCCCTACATCCTGGTGGGCATTCTCTATATCGTGCTCAGCCTGCCGGTTGCGTACCTATCCCGCAGACTCGATTCCCGCATGAGGAAGGCTGTGTACGCATGA
- a CDS encoding alpha/beta hydrolase: MTTGNAEVTAWPHLYTPGRKGAPVLLMLHGTGSNEHDIASLAGALDPQAGVLAPRGRVQEHGMLRWFRRHAEGVFDVDDVIDRSWELAGFIDAARNHYSLGDRKVVAVGFSNGANIALATAMLHPEVLDRVIAFSGMYPLGERPGAAALPGSRILALNGDTDPMAPLASVTKLMAELNRQGATVEQVQRPGGHGIEPNDLDAARNWLARHG; the protein is encoded by the coding sequence ATGACCACAGGCAACGCCGAGGTGACGGCCTGGCCGCACCTTTACACACCCGGCCGTAAGGGTGCCCCCGTGCTGCTCATGCTGCACGGGACCGGCAGCAACGAACACGATATCGCCTCCCTTGCCGGCGCTCTGGACCCGCAGGCAGGGGTCCTCGCTCCCAGGGGCCGGGTGCAGGAGCACGGCATGCTGCGCTGGTTCCGCCGGCACGCTGAAGGAGTCTTTGACGTCGATGACGTCATTGACCGCTCCTGGGAACTGGCCGGCTTCATCGACGCCGCCCGGAACCACTACAGCCTCGGCGACCGGAAAGTGGTCGCGGTGGGATTCTCCAACGGCGCCAACATCGCCCTCGCCACGGCCATGCTGCACCCCGAAGTCCTGGACCGGGTCATCGCTTTCTCTGGCATGTATCCGCTGGGGGAGCGCCCCGGTGCAGCCGCCCTGCCGGGCAGCCGCATCCTTGCCCTCAATGGCGATACGGACCCGATGGCCCCGCTGGCCAGTGTTACGAAGCTCATGGCCGAACTCAACCGCCAAGGAGCAACAGTGGAGCAGGTACAGCGCCCGGGCGGGCACGGCATCGAACCCAACGACCTGGACGCCGCCCGGAACTGGCTGGCCCGCCACGGATAG
- a CDS encoding proline racemase family protein: MRTSRIFHAVDSHTEGMPTRVITGGIGTIPGATMAERRLWFMENSDWIRTLLMTEPRGHASMSGAILQPSTRPDADFGVLYIEVSGLLPMCGHGTIGVATVLVETGMVEVVEPVTTVRLDTPAGLVIAEVAVKDGHAESVTIRNVPSFVDRLDAKVEVPGFGPVSYDLAFGGNFYAIVDLDSLDLPFERGRKEDLLKAGLAIMDAINAMDEPVHPERDDIRGCHHVYLKAPGSTAQHSRHAMAIHPGWFDRSPCGTGTSARMAQLHGRGELALGTDFVNESYIGSRFIGRLVEETEVAGRPAVIPTVTGRAWLTGTAQYFLDPTDPFPAGFLL; this comes from the coding sequence ATGAGAACCAGCCGCATTTTCCACGCCGTGGACTCGCACACTGAAGGCATGCCCACGCGCGTCATCACCGGCGGCATCGGGACGATCCCCGGTGCCACCATGGCTGAGCGCCGCCTCTGGTTCATGGAGAACAGCGACTGGATCCGTACCCTCCTTATGACCGAGCCGCGCGGCCACGCGTCGATGAGCGGGGCCATCCTCCAGCCATCCACGCGTCCGGACGCGGACTTCGGCGTGCTGTACATCGAGGTTTCCGGCCTGCTGCCGATGTGCGGCCACGGCACCATCGGCGTCGCAACGGTCCTCGTGGAGACCGGCATGGTGGAGGTTGTCGAGCCGGTGACTACCGTACGGCTCGACACTCCTGCCGGCTTGGTGATCGCCGAGGTGGCAGTTAAGGACGGGCACGCCGAGTCCGTGACCATCCGCAACGTTCCCTCGTTCGTGGACCGGCTCGACGCCAAGGTCGAAGTGCCCGGGTTCGGTCCTGTGTCCTACGACCTGGCGTTCGGCGGAAACTTCTACGCGATCGTGGACCTGGACAGCCTGGATTTGCCGTTCGAGCGCGGGCGCAAGGAGGACCTGCTCAAGGCCGGATTGGCGATCATGGACGCGATCAACGCCATGGACGAACCGGTCCACCCGGAGCGGGACGACATTCGCGGCTGCCATCACGTGTACCTCAAGGCGCCGGGCTCCACAGCCCAGCATTCCCGCCACGCGATGGCCATTCACCCGGGATGGTTCGACCGCTCCCCTTGCGGCACAGGCACGAGCGCGCGGATGGCCCAGTTGCACGGCCGAGGCGAGCTGGCCCTGGGCACGGACTTCGTCAACGAGTCCTACATAGGTTCGCGTTTCATCGGCCGCCTGGTCGAGGAGACGGAAGTGGCCGGCCGTCCAGCGGTGATCCCCACCGTCACAGGACGGGCCTGGCTGACCGGCACCGCACAGTATTTCCTCGATCCCACCGATCCCTTTCCTGCGGGGTTCCTGCTGTGA
- a CDS encoding substrate-binding periplasmic protein, translated as MINNRIKTAGLLTASALTLGLSLSACGGASEAGNSGCTPKHADIQTVAPGKLTIGVIDIPPFSSYGSGTPTGIDIQIVNKIAKDECLTPAYQQATYADAVQSISGGNIDLALGTIDATEKRLKAVDFSASTYLDGMGIVSKSGATTVTDLEKMNKVGTIDGYLWVEDLKKILGDRLVTYPSSVELKADFDAGRLDADVDAYGVQVLQFKDAQGVTVALSNEKPDPRVGAIKNAPEAAFPITKGNTSLKEALDAGIAAQREDGTIAKLLTDAGLSEGLGKVAAEQYVVPAS; from the coding sequence ATGATCAACAATCGCATCAAGACAGCCGGACTCCTGACCGCGAGCGCACTCACACTGGGCCTCAGCCTCTCTGCCTGCGGAGGCGCCTCGGAGGCAGGCAATTCAGGGTGCACCCCCAAGCACGCCGACATCCAGACCGTCGCCCCGGGCAAGCTCACCATCGGAGTCATCGACATCCCGCCGTTCAGCAGCTACGGCTCTGGCACCCCGACAGGCATCGACATCCAGATCGTCAACAAGATCGCCAAGGATGAGTGCCTGACCCCGGCGTACCAGCAGGCCACCTATGCCGACGCCGTCCAGTCCATCTCGGGCGGAAACATCGACCTCGCCCTCGGCACGATCGACGCCACCGAGAAGCGGCTCAAGGCTGTTGATTTCTCCGCCTCCACATACTTGGACGGCATGGGCATCGTTTCCAAATCCGGAGCCACGACGGTGACCGACCTGGAGAAGATGAACAAGGTGGGCACCATTGACGGCTACCTGTGGGTGGAGGACCTCAAGAAGATCCTGGGCGACCGCCTGGTAACTTACCCCAGCAGCGTGGAGCTGAAGGCCGATTTCGACGCCGGCCGCCTCGATGCGGACGTCGACGCCTATGGCGTGCAGGTGCTCCAGTTCAAGGACGCCCAGGGTGTGACCGTGGCCCTTTCCAACGAAAAGCCGGATCCGCGCGTCGGCGCCATCAAGAATGCCCCCGAGGCTGCCTTCCCGATCACCAAGGGCAACACAAGCCTTAAGGAAGCGCTCGACGCCGGAATTGCCGCCCAGCGCGAAGACGGAACGATCGCGAAGCTACTGACCGACGCCGGCCTGTCCGAGGGGCTTGGCAAGGTCGCCGCCGAACAGTACGTGGTTCCGGCCAGCTAG
- a CDS encoding (2Fe-2S)-binding protein yields the protein MNAYTSGDNLPGEPGEVTVTFDGRPLRTSAGQSVGSALVTNGITAWRDTRKHARPRGLFCGIGVCFDCLVAVDGVPNQRACLVEVREGMEIKGSCEPNVHPLAGSEGGRE from the coding sequence ATGAACGCCTACACATCAGGAGATAACCTGCCCGGCGAGCCGGGCGAAGTAACCGTCACCTTTGACGGCCGTCCGCTCAGGACATCTGCGGGCCAAAGCGTTGGCTCGGCGCTGGTCACCAACGGCATCACCGCCTGGCGCGATACGCGCAAGCATGCACGTCCCCGCGGGCTGTTCTGCGGCATCGGGGTTTGCTTCGACTGTCTTGTCGCGGTGGACGGCGTACCTAATCAGCGCGCTTGCCTGGTGGAAGTCCGCGAGGGCATGGAAATCAAGGGTTCCTGCGAGCCCAATGTGCATCCATTGGCCGGATCCGAAGGGGGCCGGGAATGA
- a CDS encoding dihydrodipicolinate synthase family protein, giving the protein MTETRKPWHGVLVATSLPFNDDLSVDYDAYAEHVRFLANAGCHGVAPNGSLGEYQTLSEEERARVITTAVEAAPEGFTVMAGVGAYGGLQTRKWSEQAAEAGAGALMLLPPNSYRATDEEVVEHYGLAADVGLPIVAYNNPIDTKVDLTPQLIARLHGEGLIVGVKEFTGDVRRAYEIKELAPEVDLLIGTDDTVVEMGLAGAVGWVAGYPNAIPEATLELYRLSTSGDVADLERAREIYRDLHSLLRWDSKTEFVQAIKLSMDVVGLRGGACRPPRGPLTPAVRDAVIRDTEAALAKGYK; this is encoded by the coding sequence ATGACCGAAACCCGTAAGCCGTGGCACGGAGTGCTCGTCGCTACCTCCCTGCCGTTCAATGACGACTTGAGCGTGGACTACGACGCCTATGCCGAGCACGTCCGCTTCCTGGCAAACGCAGGCTGCCACGGCGTAGCCCCGAACGGTTCCCTGGGTGAGTACCAGACCCTGAGCGAAGAAGAACGCGCCCGGGTCATCACCACGGCTGTCGAAGCCGCCCCTGAAGGCTTCACCGTCATGGCCGGCGTGGGCGCATACGGCGGCCTGCAGACCCGCAAATGGTCGGAACAGGCCGCCGAAGCCGGCGCCGGCGCCCTGATGCTGCTCCCCCCGAACTCCTACCGGGCCACAGATGAAGAGGTGGTGGAGCACTACGGCCTCGCTGCCGACGTCGGGCTGCCCATCGTGGCGTACAACAACCCGATCGACACCAAGGTGGACCTGACCCCGCAGCTGATCGCCCGGCTGCACGGCGAAGGCCTGATTGTCGGCGTCAAGGAGTTCACCGGCGATGTCCGCCGCGCCTACGAGATCAAGGAACTCGCTCCCGAAGTGGACCTCCTGATCGGCACCGACGATACCGTCGTCGAAATGGGCCTGGCAGGTGCCGTGGGCTGGGTGGCGGGCTACCCGAACGCCATTCCGGAAGCCACCCTCGAGCTCTACCGGCTCTCCACCTCCGGCGATGTCGCAGACCTCGAGCGGGCCCGCGAAATCTACCGTGACCTGCACTCGCTGCTCCGCTGGGACAGCAAGACGGAGTTCGTCCAGGCCATCAAGCTGTCCATGGACGTCGTGGGCCTCCGCGGCGGCGCCTGCCGCCCGCCGCGCGGTCCGCTCACCCCGGCCGTGCGCGACGCCGTCATCCGTGACACCGAAGCAGCCCTGGCCAAGGGCTACAAATAA